The Salmonella enterica subsp. houtenae serovar Houten genome has a segment encoding these proteins:
- the ilvE gene encoding branched-chain amino acid aminotransferase: MTTKKADYIWFNGEMVRWEDAKVHVMSHALHYGTSVFEGIRCYDSHKGPVVFRHREHMQRLRDSAKIYRFPVSQSIDELMEACRTVIRKNNLTSAYIRPLVFVGDVGMGVNPPPGYTTDVIIAAFPWGAYLGAEALDQGIDAMVSSWNRAAPNTIPTAAKAGGNYLSSLLVGSEARRHGYQEGIALDVNGYISEGAGENLFEVKDGVLFTPPFTSSALPGITRDAIIKLAKELGIEVREQVLSRESLYLADEVFMSGTAAEITPVRSVDGIQVGEGRCGPVTKRIQQAFFGLFTGETEDKWGWLDPVNQ, from the coding sequence ATGACGACGAAAAAAGCTGATTACATTTGGTTCAATGGCGAGATGGTGCGCTGGGAAGATGCGAAGGTTCACGTAATGTCTCATGCATTGCACTATGGTACGTCGGTATTTGAAGGGATTCGGTGCTACGACTCTCACAAAGGCCCGGTGGTGTTCCGTCATCGTGAACATATGCAGCGCCTGCGCGACTCAGCAAAAATTTATCGTTTTCCGGTTTCGCAGAGTATTGATGAACTGATGGAAGCCTGCCGCACCGTGATTCGTAAAAATAATCTGACCAGCGCTTATATCCGTCCGTTGGTATTTGTGGGCGATGTCGGTATGGGCGTTAATCCTCCCCCGGGATATACCACTGACGTCATCATCGCCGCGTTCCCGTGGGGGGCATACCTGGGCGCCGAAGCGCTGGATCAGGGGATTGATGCGATGGTTTCTTCCTGGAATCGCGCTGCGCCGAACACCATTCCGACCGCCGCCAAAGCGGGCGGGAACTATCTTTCCTCACTGCTGGTGGGTAGTGAAGCGCGCCGCCACGGCTATCAGGAAGGCATCGCCCTGGATGTAAACGGCTATATCTCCGAAGGCGCAGGCGAAAACCTGTTTGAGGTAAAAGATGGCGTGCTGTTTACTCCGCCGTTTACCTCTTCCGCGCTGCCTGGCATTACTCGTGACGCGATCATCAAACTGGCGAAAGAGCTGGGTATTGAAGTGCGTGAGCAGGTGCTGTCCCGTGAATCGCTGTATCTGGCCGACGAAGTGTTTATGTCCGGAACGGCGGCAGAGATTACTCCGGTACGCAGCGTTGATGGTATCCAGGTAGGCGAAGGCCGCTGCGGTCCTGTCACCAAGCGTATTCAACAAGCCTTCTTTGGTCTCTTCACTGGAGAAACCGAGGATAAATGGGGCTGGTTAGATCCGGTTAATCAGTAA
- the ilvM gene encoding Acetolactate synthase small subunit, translating into MMQHQVNVSARFNPETLERVLRVVRHRGFQVCSMNMEAATDAQNINIELTVASPRSVDLLFSQLSKLVDVAHVAICQSAATSQQIRA; encoded by the coding sequence ATGATGCAACATCAGGTCAATGTATCGGCACGCTTTAATCCAGAAACCTTAGAACGTGTTTTACGCGTGGTGCGCCATCGTGGTTTTCAGGTGTGCTCCATGAACATGGAAGCCGCGACCGATGCGCAGAATATAAATATTGAATTGACCGTTGCCAGTCCCCGGTCGGTCGACTTACTGTTTAGTCAGTTAAGTAAACTGGTAGACGTTGCGCATGTCGCGATCTGCCAGAGCGCTGCCACATCACAACAAATCCGCGCCTGA
- the ilvG gene encoding acetolactate synthase large subunit: MNGAQWVVHALRAQGVRTVFGYPGGAIMPVYDALYDGGVEHLLCRHEQGAVMAAIGYARSTGKTGVCIATSGPGATNLITGLADALLDSVPVVAITGQVSAPFIGTDAFQEVDVLGLSLACTKHSFLVQSLAELPRIMAEAFDVANAGRPGPVLVDIPKDIQLASGALEPWFTTVANEATLPHAAVEKARNMLAQAQKPILYVGGGVGMAQAVPALRKFIAVTQMPVTCTLKGLGAVEADYPYYLGMLGMHGAKAANYAVQQCDLLIAVGARFDDRVTGKLNTFAPNASVIHLDIDQAELNKLRQAHVALQGDLNTLLPALQQPLAIDEWRQHNAAMRSEHAWRYDHPGEAIYAPLLLKQLSERKPADSVVTTDVGQHQMWSAQHMTYTRPENFITSSGLGTMGFGLPAAVGAQVARPNDTVICISGDGSFMMNVQELGTVKRKQLPLKIVLLDNQRLGMVRQWQQLFFQERYSETTLTDNPDFLMLASAFGIPGQHITRKDQVEAALDTMLASEGPYLLHVSIDELENVWPLVPPGASNSEMLEKLS; encoded by the coding sequence ATGAACGGGGCACAGTGGGTGGTACATGCTTTGCGAGCGCAGGGGGTGAGAACTGTATTTGGTTATCCTGGCGGCGCAATTATGCCGGTTTACGATGCGTTGTATGATGGTGGTGTGGAGCATCTGTTGTGCCGTCATGAGCAGGGCGCGGTGATGGCTGCGATCGGTTATGCCCGTTCTACCGGTAAAACCGGTGTTTGTATCGCTACCTCCGGCCCTGGCGCCACTAACCTGATCACTGGTCTGGCGGATGCGTTGTTAGATTCGGTACCCGTTGTCGCGATCACGGGTCAGGTTTCCGCCCCGTTCATCGGCACCGATGCGTTCCAGGAGGTGGATGTGTTAGGGCTGTCGCTGGCATGTACCAAGCACAGCTTTCTGGTGCAGTCGCTGGCAGAGTTGCCTCGTATCATGGCAGAGGCTTTTGACGTCGCCAACGCTGGCCGTCCCGGACCCGTTCTGGTGGATATCCCTAAAGATATCCAGTTAGCCAGCGGAGCGCTGGAGCCCTGGTTCACTACCGTTGCTAACGAAGCGACACTCCCCCATGCCGCAGTTGAGAAAGCGCGTAACATGCTGGCGCAGGCGCAGAAGCCGATACTGTACGTCGGCGGCGGTGTGGGTATGGCGCAGGCGGTTCCGGCGCTGCGTAAATTTATCGCGGTAACGCAAATGCCGGTTACCTGTACGCTGAAAGGGCTGGGCGCTGTTGAAGCTGATTATCCGTACTATCTGGGAATGCTGGGAATGCACGGCGCCAAAGCCGCAAATTACGCGGTGCAGCAGTGCGATCTGCTGATTGCCGTCGGGGCGCGTTTTGATGACCGGGTGACGGGTAAGCTGAATACGTTTGCACCGAACGCCAGTGTGATTCATTTAGATATTGATCAGGCCGAATTGAACAAATTACGCCAGGCGCACGTAGCGTTACAGGGTGATCTGAATACGTTGTTACCTGCGTTACAGCAACCGTTAGCTATTGATGAGTGGCGGCAGCATAACGCTGCAATGCGTTCCGAGCACGCCTGGCGCTATGACCATCCTGGCGAGGCTATCTATGCGCCGTTGTTGTTGAAGCAACTGTCGGAACGTAAACCCGCAGACAGTGTGGTGACGACGGATGTGGGGCAGCATCAGATGTGGTCAGCCCAGCATATGACTTACACCCGCCCGGAGAATTTCATCACTTCCAGCGGTCTGGGGACGATGGGATTCGGCTTACCGGCGGCCGTTGGCGCACAGGTAGCGCGACCGAATGATACCGTTATCTGTATCTCCGGTGACGGCTCCTTCATGATGAATGTGCAGGAGCTGGGCACCGTAAAACGCAAGCAGTTACCGTTGAAGATAGTCTTACTCGACAACCAGCGGTTAGGGATGGTTCGACAATGGCAGCAACTGTTTTTCCAGGAACGATATAGCGAAACCACCCTCACCGATAACCCCGATTTCCTCATGCTGGCCAGCGCCTTCGGCATTCCAGGCCAGCACATTACTCGTAAAGACCAGGTTGAAGCGGCACTCGACACGATGTTGGCAAGCGAAGGTCCGTACCTGCTTCACGTTTCAATCGACGAACTTGAAAATGTCTGGCCGTTGGTGCCGCCTGGCGCCAGTAACTCTGAAATGCTGGAGAAATTATCATGA
- the yifB gene encoding putative ATP-dependent protease, giving the protein MSLSIVHTRAALGVNAPPITIEVHISNGLPGLTMVGLPETTVKEARDRVRSAIINSGYEFPAKKITINLAPADLPKEGGRYDLPIAVALLAASEQLTASNLEAYELVGELALTGALRGVPGAISSATEAIRAGRNIIVATENAAEVGLISKEGCFIADHLQTVCAFLEGKHTLERPFAQDMASPGTTADLSDVIGQEQGKRGLEITAAGGHNLLLIGPPGTGKTMLASRLSGILPPLSNEEALESAAILSLVNADTVQKRWQQRPFRSPHHSASLTAMVGGGAIPAPGEISLAHNGILFLDELPEFERRTLDALREPIESGQIHLSRTRAKITYPARFQLIAAMNPSPTGHYQGNHNRCTPEQTLRYLSKLSGPFLDRFDLSLEIPLPPPGILSQHASKGENSATVKKRVIAAQERQYRRQKKLNTRLEGREIQKYCVLHHDDARWLEDTLAHLGLSIRAWQRLLKVARTIADIELADEISRQHLQEAVSYRAIDRLLIHLQKLLA; this is encoded by the coding sequence ATGTCACTGTCGATTGTTCATACCCGCGCCGCACTTGGCGTCAATGCGCCGCCTATTACTATAGAGGTGCATATCAGTAATGGGTTACCGGGATTAACCATGGTAGGCCTACCGGAAACCACGGTAAAAGAGGCGCGTGACCGGGTACGCAGTGCGATCATTAATAGCGGATATGAATTTCCGGCTAAAAAAATAACCATTAACCTTGCTCCAGCCGATCTACCGAAAGAAGGCGGAAGGTATGACCTGCCTATTGCTGTTGCGCTTCTGGCCGCGTCTGAGCAGCTTACAGCGTCGAATCTTGAGGCATATGAGCTGGTAGGTGAGTTAGCGCTTACAGGCGCATTACGCGGCGTTCCTGGCGCAATATCAAGCGCAACTGAAGCCATCAGGGCTGGCAGAAATATTATCGTTGCAACAGAGAACGCGGCGGAGGTTGGGCTTATCAGCAAAGAAGGATGTTTTATCGCCGATCATCTACAAACCGTCTGCGCCTTTCTGGAAGGGAAACACACTCTGGAAAGACCCTTCGCCCAGGATATGGCATCGCCTGGAACAACTGCCGATCTTAGCGATGTGATCGGTCAGGAGCAGGGTAAACGCGGTCTGGAAATTACAGCGGCAGGTGGACATAACCTGTTATTGATCGGCCCGCCGGGTACGGGTAAAACCATGCTGGCCAGTCGACTGAGCGGGATTCTTCCACCATTAAGCAATGAAGAGGCGTTGGAAAGCGCCGCAATTCTCAGTCTGGTTAATGCCGATACGGTACAAAAACGATGGCAGCAACGTCCCTTTCGCTCACCTCATCATAGCGCCTCACTTACTGCTATGGTCGGCGGCGGCGCAATACCCGCACCGGGAGAGATATCGCTGGCGCACAACGGAATTTTGTTCCTTGATGAATTGCCTGAATTTGAGCGACGCACACTGGATGCGCTACGTGAACCTATAGAATCCGGTCAAATTCATTTATCCCGTACCAGAGCGAAAATAACGTACCCTGCCAGGTTCCAGTTAATCGCCGCAATGAATCCCAGCCCGACCGGACATTATCAGGGAAATCATAATCGCTGCACGCCAGAACAGACACTACGTTACCTCAGTAAGCTGTCAGGTCCATTTCTTGATCGTTTCGACCTTTCGCTTGAGATACCGCTTCCTCCACCCGGAATTCTCAGCCAACACGCCTCAAAGGGTGAGAACAGCGCTACGGTAAAAAAGCGGGTCATCGCTGCCCAGGAACGACAGTACCGACGCCAGAAGAAGTTAAACACGCGTCTGGAAGGTCGCGAGATCCAAAAATACTGTGTTTTGCATCATGATGACGCCCGCTGGCTTGAAGACACGCTGGCGCATCTTGGATTATCCATTCGCGCCTGGCAGCGCTTACTAAAAGTGGCCAGAACCATTGCCGACATAGAACTGGCTGACGAGATCTCGCGTCAGCATTTGCAGGAGGCGGTAAGCTATCGGGCGATAGACAGGTTGTTAATTCATTTACAAAAGCTGTTGGCGTAA
- the yifE gene encoding Protein yifE, translating into MAESFTTTNRYFDNKHYPRGFSRHGDFTIKEAQLLERYGHAFNDLDLGKREPVTEEEKLFVAVCRGEREPVTDAERVWSKYMTRIKRPKRFHTLSGGKPQVEGAEDYTEADD; encoded by the coding sequence ATGGCGGAAAGCTTTACGACGACTAATCGATATTTTGACAATAAACATTATCCACGTGGATTCTCTCGTCACGGCGATTTCACGATTAAAGAGGCGCAACTGCTTGAGCGTTATGGTCATGCCTTTAATGATCTGGATCTTGGCAAGCGTGAGCCAGTGACTGAAGAAGAGAAGTTGTTTGTAGCGGTATGTCGCGGTGAACGCGAGCCGGTAACGGATGCAGAACGCGTTTGGTCCAAGTATATGACGCGTATCAAGCGTCCAAAACGCTTCCACACCTTGTCTGGCGGCAAGCCGCAAGTTGAAGGCGCAGAAGACTACACCGAAGCTGATGATTAA
- the abgR gene encoding transcriptional regulator HdfR → MDTELLKTFLEVSRTRHFGRAAEALYLTQSAVSFRIRQLENQLGVNLFTRHRNNIRLTAAGEKLLPYAETLMNTWQAARKEVAHTSRHNEFSIGASASLWECMLNDWLGRLYQLQEPQSGLQFEARIAQRQSLVKQLHERQLDLLITTEAPKMDEFSSQLLGHFTLALYCSNPARMKSELNYLRLEWGPDFQQHETGLIAADEVPVLTTSSAELARQQLSALNGCSWLPANWANEKGGLHTVTDSATLSRPLYAIWLQNSDKYSLIRDLLKTDVLDEQ, encoded by the coding sequence GTGGATACGGAATTGTTAAAAACTTTCCTGGAAGTTAGCCGAACACGCCATTTCGGGCGGGCCGCAGAAGCGCTTTACCTGACGCAATCCGCGGTGAGCTTCCGTATCAGGCAACTGGAGAACCAGCTGGGCGTAAACCTTTTTACGCGGCACAGAAACAATATCCGTTTAACCGCGGCTGGCGAAAAACTTTTACCGTATGCGGAAACGCTGATGAATACGTGGCAGGCGGCACGTAAAGAGGTGGCGCATACCTCACGCCATAACGAGTTTTCCATCGGCGCAAGCGCGTCTTTATGGGAGTGTATGCTTAACGACTGGCTGGGCCGACTGTACCAACTACAGGAGCCGCAAAGCGGTCTGCAATTCGAAGCCAGGATCGCTCAACGGCAATCGCTAGTGAAGCAACTTCATGAACGCCAGCTTGATCTCCTCATTACTACCGAAGCGCCCAAAATGGATGAGTTCAGCAGTCAACTGTTAGGGCACTTCACTTTGGCGTTATATTGCAGCAACCCTGCCCGTATGAAATCAGAACTCAATTATCTGCGGCTGGAATGGGGACCAGACTTCCAACAGCATGAAACAGGATTGATCGCAGCAGATGAAGTGCCGGTATTAACAACCAGCTCAGCCGAACTCGCCCGACAGCAGCTTAGCGCATTAAATGGCTGTAGCTGGCTTCCTGCAAACTGGGCAAACGAAAAGGGCGGATTACATACCGTTACCGACAGCGCAACGCTTTCACGGCCGCTATACGCCATTTGGCTGCAAAACAGCGATAAATATTCGCTTATCCGCGATCTGTTAAAAACTGATGTGCTGGATGAACAATGA
- the pdhR_3 gene encoding Transcriptional regulator GntR family has translation MPLSAQQLAAQKNLSYVLAEKLAQRILKGDYAPGTILPGEIELGEQYGVSRTAVREAVKTLTAKGMVLPRPRIGTRVMPQGNWNFLDQELLTWWMTEENFHQVVDHFLVMRISLEPQACLLAATLGTPEQKARLNALMEEMVALKKHFKRERWIEVDMAWHGHIYEMSANPFLISFATLFHSVYRTYFTSITYNEVVKLDLHQAIVDAIADGDGERAFQSCQALLIAPNERPDN, from the coding sequence ATGCCTTTAAGCGCACAACAATTAGCCGCACAGAAAAATCTATCCTATGTTCTGGCTGAAAAGCTGGCGCAGCGGATATTAAAGGGTGACTACGCCCCCGGTACGATTCTTCCCGGCGAAATAGAACTGGGCGAGCAGTACGGCGTAAGTCGAACGGCAGTTCGCGAAGCGGTGAAGACATTGACGGCTAAAGGTATGGTGCTACCCCGTCCGCGCATTGGAACGCGGGTGATGCCGCAGGGAAACTGGAACTTTCTGGATCAAGAGCTGCTGACCTGGTGGATGACGGAAGAAAATTTTCATCAGGTGGTCGATCATTTTCTGGTGATGCGTATTAGCCTGGAGCCGCAAGCCTGCCTGCTGGCGGCGACTCTTGGCACACCGGAGCAGAAAGCGCGGCTGAATGCCTTAATGGAAGAGATGGTTGCGCTGAAAAAGCATTTTAAGCGTGAACGCTGGATTGAAGTGGATATGGCGTGGCACGGGCATATCTACGAAATGAGCGCCAATCCCTTTTTAATCTCTTTTGCTACGCTATTTCATTCGGTTTACCGCACTTACTTTACCTCAATCACCTATAACGAAGTGGTAAAGCTGGATTTGCACCAGGCCATTGTTGATGCCATTGCGGATGGCGACGGCGAACGCGCTTTCCAGTCCTGCCAGGCGTTGTTGATAGCGCCCAATGAGAGACCAGATAATTAA
- the hsrA gene encoding transmembrane efflux protein, whose translation MTSKKARSMAGLPWIAAMAFFMQALDATILNTALPAIAHSLNRSPLAMQSAIISYTLTVAMLIPVSGWLADRFGTRRVFMVAVSLFTLGSLACALSSSLSELVIFRVVQGVGGAMMMPVARLALLRAYPRSELLPVLNFVTMPGLVGPILGPVLGGVLVTGASWHWIFLINIPIGVAGILYARKYMPNFTTPRRKFDMTGFFLFGLSLVLFSSGMELFGEKIVATWIASAIIFCSIVLLLAYIRHARRHPTPLISLSLFKTRTFSVGIAGNLATRLGTGCVPFLMPLMLQVGFGYPALIAGCMMAPTALGSIIAKSTVTQVLRRLGYRKTLVGITIFIGLMIAQFSFQSPTMPIWMLVLPLFILGMAMSTQFTAMNTITLADLTDDNASSGNSVLAVTQQLSISLGVAISAAVLRIYEGFAGTSTVEQFHYTFITMGAITIVSALMFMLLRAKDGNNLIKERHRSKPTHAPSKPE comes from the coding sequence ATGACCAGCAAAAAAGCGCGCAGTATGGCTGGCCTGCCGTGGATCGCGGCAATGGCCTTCTTTATGCAGGCGCTAGACGCCACCATTTTGAATACCGCTTTACCGGCTATTGCACATAGCCTTAACCGTTCCCCACTCGCCATGCAGTCCGCTATTATCAGTTATACCCTGACAGTAGCCATGCTAATTCCGGTAAGCGGCTGGCTGGCTGACCGCTTCGGTACGCGTCGCGTCTTTATGGTTGCCGTAAGTCTGTTTACGTTAGGCTCGCTGGCCTGCGCGCTCTCCAGTTCACTATCTGAATTGGTTATTTTTCGCGTCGTACAAGGCGTCGGCGGAGCGATGATGATGCCGGTGGCGCGACTGGCGTTATTACGAGCCTACCCGCGTAGTGAGTTACTGCCCGTCCTTAACTTTGTTACTATGCCAGGGCTGGTAGGTCCGATTCTGGGGCCGGTATTAGGCGGCGTGCTGGTGACCGGGGCAAGCTGGCACTGGATCTTCCTGATTAATATTCCCATTGGTGTTGCAGGCATTCTTTATGCCCGCAAATATATGCCCAACTTCACCACGCCGCGTCGCAAGTTTGACATGACCGGCTTCTTTCTCTTTGGGTTAAGTCTGGTATTGTTTTCCAGCGGAATGGAGCTGTTTGGCGAGAAGATTGTGGCGACATGGATCGCATCCGCCATTATTTTTTGCAGTATCGTTCTACTACTGGCCTATATCCGCCACGCCCGCCGTCATCCGACACCGTTAATATCACTATCGCTGTTTAAGACACGCACATTTTCCGTCGGTATTGCCGGCAACCTCGCCACGCGTCTGGGGACAGGCTGCGTACCTTTTTTGATGCCGTTGATGCTACAGGTTGGTTTTGGCTACCCGGCTCTGATTGCCGGCTGCATGATGGCACCGACGGCGTTGGGGTCTATTATCGCGAAATCGACCGTAACACAGGTTTTACGACGTTTGGGATACCGGAAGACTCTGGTCGGCATTACGATATTTATCGGTCTGATGATTGCCCAGTTTTCGTTTCAATCTCCCACTATGCCGATCTGGATGCTCGTACTGCCGCTATTCATTCTTGGAATGGCGATGTCCACTCAATTTACGGCAATGAATACGATTACTCTTGCGGATCTGACAGACGATAATGCCAGCAGCGGCAACAGCGTTCTGGCTGTTACGCAGCAATTGTCTATCAGTTTAGGCGTGGCGATCAGCGCGGCGGTGTTACGTATTTATGAAGGTTTTGCGGGCACCAGTACCGTGGAACAGTTCCACTATACCTTTATCACGATGGGGGCGATCACTATCGTGTCCGCGCTGATGTTTATGCTGCTAAGAGCCAAAGACGGCAACAATCTGATTAAAGAACGGCATCGATCTAAACCGACCCACGCACCGTCAAAACCGGAGTAA
- the rbsR gene encoding ribose operon repressor: MKDVARLAGVSTSTVSHVINKDRFVSETITEKVEAAIKSLNYAPSALARSLKLNQTRTIGMLITASTNPFYSELVRGVERSCFERGYSLVLCNTEGDEQRMNRNLETLMQKRVDGLLLLCTETHQPSREIMERYPSIPTVMMDWSPFDGEGDSDLIQDNSLLGGDLATQHLIDKGFTRIACITGPLDKTPARLRLEGYRAAMRRAGLAIPQGYEITGDFEFGGGFNAMQALLALQQRPQAVFTGNDAMAVGAYQALYQAGLRIPQDMAVIGYDDIELARYMTPPLTTIHQPKDELGELAIDVLIHRMAQPALQQQRLQLTPVLTVRGSV; the protein is encoded by the coding sequence ATGAAAGATGTTGCCCGCCTGGCGGGAGTCTCTACCTCGACGGTCTCTCACGTTATTAACAAAGATCGCTTTGTGAGTGAGACGATTACCGAAAAAGTTGAAGCGGCGATTAAATCACTTAACTATGCGCCTTCCGCGCTGGCGCGAAGTCTCAAGTTAAACCAGACCCGCACGATTGGTATGCTGATTACCGCCAGTACCAACCCTTTTTATTCCGAACTGGTGCGCGGCGTTGAGCGAAGCTGTTTTGAGCGCGGCTATAGTCTGGTGCTGTGCAATACCGAAGGCGACGAGCAACGGATGAACCGCAACCTGGAGACGCTGATGCAAAAACGGGTAGACGGTTTACTGCTGCTCTGTACCGAAACGCATCAGCCTTCTCGTGAAATCATGGAACGTTATCCGTCTATTCCTACCGTCATGATGGACTGGTCGCCGTTTGATGGCGAGGGCGATAGCGATCTCATTCAGGACAATTCGTTGTTAGGCGGCGATCTTGCGACGCAACACCTTATCGATAAAGGATTTACCCGAATTGCCTGTATTACCGGCCCGCTGGACAAAACGCCTGCGCGCTTGCGGCTGGAAGGGTATCGGGCGGCGATGAGACGAGCAGGGCTGGCTATTCCGCAAGGCTATGAGATCACCGGCGATTTTGAATTTGGCGGCGGCTTTAACGCCATGCAGGCGTTACTTGCCCTTCAACAGCGACCGCAAGCGGTTTTTACTGGAAACGATGCGATGGCTGTCGGTGCCTATCAGGCGCTATATCAGGCGGGGCTTCGTATCCCGCAGGATATGGCGGTAATTGGCTATGATGATATTGAGCTGGCGCGCTATATGACGCCGCCGCTGACGACTATCCATCAGCCGAAAGATGAATTGGGCGAACTGGCTATTGATGTGTTGATTCATCGGATGGCGCAGCCCGCCTTGCAACAACAGCGACTTCAGCTTACTCCGGTTTTGACGGTGCGTGGGTCGGTTTAG
- the rbsK_4 gene encoding ribokinase, giving the protein MKTAGNLIVLGSINADHILNLESFPTPGETVTGSHYQVAFGGKGANQAVAAGRSGANIAFIACTGDDDIGDSIRQQLASDRIDIAPVSVIKGESTGVALIFVNSEGENVIGIHAGANAALSLALVDAQRERIAQADALLMQLESPLESVLAAAKIAHQHHTTVALNPAPARELPDELLALVDIITPNETEAEKLTGVRVENDDDAAKAAQVLHDKGIRTVLITLGSRGVWASVNGEGRRVPGFSVEAVDTIAAGDTFNGAFITAILEETPLPEAIRFAHAAAAIAVTRKGAQPSVPWREEIEAFLHQQG; this is encoded by the coding sequence ATGAAAACCGCAGGTAATCTCATCGTCCTTGGCAGCATTAATGCCGATCATATCCTTAATCTTGAGTCCTTCCCTACCCCGGGTGAAACGGTAACCGGTAGCCATTATCAGGTCGCGTTTGGTGGGAAAGGCGCGAATCAGGCGGTTGCTGCGGGACGTAGCGGGGCAAATATTGCGTTTATCGCCTGCACGGGCGATGACGATATTGGCGACAGTATTCGTCAACAGTTAGCCAGCGATCGCATTGATATCGCACCGGTTAGCGTCATTAAAGGCGAGTCTACCGGGGTGGCGCTGATTTTCGTTAATAGCGAAGGCGAGAACGTCATCGGTATTCATGCCGGAGCGAATGCCGCGTTATCGCTGGCGTTGGTTGATGCGCAACGTGAACGTATCGCGCAGGCGGATGCCTTACTGATGCAACTGGAATCGCCGCTGGAAAGCGTACTGGCGGCGGCGAAAATCGCCCATCAACATCATACTACTGTTGCGCTTAACCCGGCGCCTGCCCGTGAGCTACCGGATGAACTGCTGGCGCTGGTGGACATCATCACGCCAAATGAAACGGAAGCTGAAAAGCTGACGGGCGTGCGTGTGGAAAATGACGACGATGCCGCGAAAGCTGCGCAGGTTTTGCATGATAAAGGCATTCGAACCGTATTAATTACCTTAGGAAGCCGTGGCGTCTGGGCCAGCGTAAACGGTGAGGGCCGCCGCGTTCCTGGATTTAGCGTTGAGGCTGTCGATACCATTGCCGCCGGAGATACGTTTAACGGTGCCTTTATTACCGCGATACTGGAGGAGACGCCATTGCCGGAAGCGATTCGCTTTGCCCATGCCGCTGCGGCGATTGCCGTAACGCGTAAAGGCGCGCAACCTTCCGTTCCGTGGCGCGAAGAGATAGAAGCGTTTTTACATCAGCAGGGGTAA
- the rbsB gene encoding D-ribose-binding periplasmic protein, translated as MNMKKLATLVSAVALSATVSANAMAKDTIALVISTLNNPFFVSLKDGAQKEADKLGYNLVVLDSQNNPAKELANVQDLTVRGTKILLINPTDSDAVGNAVKMANQAKIPVITLDRQATKGYVVSHIASDNVLGGKIAGDYIAKKAGEGAKVIELQGIAGTSAARERGEGFQQAVAAHKFNVLASQPADFDRTKGLNVMQNLLTAHPDVQAVFAQNDEMALGALRALQTAGKADVMVVGFDGTPDGEKAVKDGKLAATIAQLPDQIGAKGVEVADKVLKGEKVQAKYPVDLKLVIKQ; from the coding sequence ATGAACATGAAAAAACTGGCTACCCTGGTATCTGCTGTTGCGCTGAGCGCCACCGTGAGCGCGAATGCAATGGCGAAAGACACCATTGCGCTGGTGATCTCTACTCTCAATAATCCCTTCTTCGTTTCGTTAAAAGACGGGGCGCAAAAAGAGGCGGATAAACTGGGTTATAACTTGGTGGTGCTGGACTCCCAGAACAACCCTGCCAAAGAGCTGGCGAACGTGCAGGATTTAACCGTCCGCGGGACCAAAATTCTGTTGATCAACCCGACTGACTCCGATGCGGTGGGTAACGCGGTGAAGATGGCGAATCAGGCGAAGATTCCGGTTATCACGCTTGACCGCCAGGCAACCAAAGGCTATGTCGTCAGCCATATCGCGTCTGATAACGTGTTGGGCGGCAAAATCGCTGGCGACTATATCGCGAAAAAAGCTGGCGAAGGCGCAAAAGTGATTGAGTTACAAGGTATTGCCGGAACATCCGCGGCGCGTGAGCGTGGCGAAGGTTTCCAGCAGGCGGTAGCCGCACACAAATTTAATGTCCTGGCCAGCCAGCCAGCCGATTTCGACCGTACTAAGGGTCTGAACGTCATGCAGAACCTGCTGACCGCGCATCCGGATGTTCAGGCTGTCTTTGCCCAGAACGACGAAATGGCGCTGGGCGCACTGCGCGCACTGCAAACTGCCGGTAAAGCAGATGTGATGGTGGTTGGATTTGACGGCACGCCGGATGGCGAAAAGGCTGTAAAAGATGGCAAACTGGCGGCGACTATCGCTCAGTTACCGGATCAAATCGGCGCCAAAGGTGTTGAAGTGGCGGATAAGGTGCTGAAAGGCGAAAAAGTTCAGGCCAAATATCCGGTTGACTTGAAACTGGTCATCAAGCAGTAA